The following proteins are co-located in the Silene latifolia isolate original U9 population chromosome 1, ASM4854445v1, whole genome shotgun sequence genome:
- the LOC141609304 gene encoding uncharacterized protein LOC141609304 has product MATSSTPSTTSLGKDSWLRSVMDKCILKDHGSNFLEWESNIKSAALSDNVLTYLTDAPPIEPGARASSAVRTAYDDYVRMLNDIKNVLIWSISPKLKLSCISLNAYEIFTRMITMFSQTPKVRQYDAAARFFEAKLERGQKVGPHVLKMVEYVDILERLGCKIPKTLVVDRILHSLPTKFAHFRVNYNMNDMDKSYHEIHALLSQAERDMEASGSEKGDVLTMRLKNMSLGVKKGKGKEKSQFKKSSKKHDKGKGKAVENGNPKAKSVMLSEAECFHCNGKGHYRRSCPKYLEDLKEGRVTPIGYKGRASTSKR; this is encoded by the exons atggcaacttcatcaactccatcgactacttcactaggcaaagattcatggctaaggtccgtaatggacaaatgtattttaaaagatcacggtagtaactttcttgaatgggaatccaacatcaaaagtgccgcgttatccgacaatgtgctcacttacttgaccgatgctcctccaatcgagcccggtgcaagagcttcatcggcggtgcggaccgcctatgatgactatgtgaggatgttgaatgatatcaagaatgtgttgatatggtcaatatcgccaaagctcaagctttcatgcatttctttaaatgcttacgagatattcactcgaatgatcactatgttttcacaaacacctaaagtccgtcaatacgatgcggcggcacgcttctttgaagctaagcttgagaggggccaaaaggttggtccccatgtccttaaaatggtcgaatatgttgacatcctagagcgtctagggtgtaagattcctaaaactcttgtggtggatcgaatccttcactcactccccaccaagtttgcccactttagggtaaactacaacatgaatgacatggataagagttaccatgaaattcatgcactgcTCTCCCAAGcagagagggatatggaggctagtgggagtgaaaagggagatgttttaaccatgaggttaaagaacatgtctcttggagtcaagaaaggaaaagggaaagaaaagtcccaattcaagaaatcgtcaaagaaacatgacaagggaaaggggaaggccgttgagaatggcaatcccaaggcaaaaagtgtcatgctctccgaggccgaatgtttccattgtaatgggaaggggcattataggaggagttgtcccaaatacttggaggatctcaaggaagggcgtgtgacgcctattg ggtataagggacgtgcaagcactagcaaaaggtga